One region of Zingiber officinale cultivar Zhangliang chromosome 7B, Zo_v1.1, whole genome shotgun sequence genomic DNA includes:
- the LOC122006222 gene encoding uncharacterized protein LOC122006222 — MARLPITEQRRKLKKLLLLQQTTNNMLVLLFALYYVLICSYLRDNVRHIKTKEEKRVNRMRWMCRLTMDCDSACISQLRMDRATFRILCDMVANIGGLKPTKNTSIEEVVAMFIYTLAHHKKSRTISLLFYRSTETVSRQFHQVLNAILKLYPILLKKPEPITQDCQDEKWKCFQGCLGALDGTLIKVTPPTEDKPRFRTRKGCISTNVLGVCCPNMQFIYVLPGWEGSAHDGRVLRDAISRPHGLRVPRGTFAL, encoded by the exons ATGGCTCGGCTTCCTATTACCGAACAACGacgaaaactaaagaaactattATTGCTTCAACAAACAACCAACAATATGCTGGTCTTGTTATTTGCTCTATATTATGTACTCATTTGTTCATACCTTCGAGATAATGTTCGTCATAtcaaaacaaaagaagaaaaaagagtcAATCGAATGAGATGGATGTGTAGATTGACAATGGATTGTGATTCTGCTTGCATTAGTCAACTTCGCATGGATAGAGCAACCTTTAGGATATTGTGTGATATGGTAGCAAACATTGGAGGACTAAAACCCACTAAGAACACATCCATAGAGGAGGTTGTAGCAATGTTCATATATACCTTGGCTCATCACAAAAAAAGTAGAACAATTAGCCTACTTTTTTACCGTAGTACAGAAACAGTGAGTCGGCAATTTCATCAAGTTCTTAatgcaattttaaaattatatcctaTTTTGCTCAAGAAGCCAGAACCTATTACTCAGGATTGTCAAGATGAGAAGTGGAAATGTTTTCAG GGATGCTTAGGAGCGTTAGATGGAACATTAATTAAAGTTACACCTCCTACAGAAGATAAACCTCGTTTTCGCACTAGAAAAGGGTGTATTTCAACTAATGTATTAGGTGTTTGTTGCCCAAACATGCAATTCATATATGTATTACCTGGTTGGGAGGGATCAGCACATGATGGTCGTGTGCTTCGAGATGCGATATCAAGACCGCATGGTCTAAGGGTCCCTCGAGGTACATTTGCGTTGTAA